From the Colletotrichum lupini chromosome 1, complete sequence genome, the window ACTGCCTTCTCGTTGAAGGAGAAGTACTACAAAAACCTTGCTGCATACGAGATTAAATTCTTCCACGGCAAGGAACCTCCACCAAAGGACATTTTGGAGGATGTCTCTGCTAAGGGTGGTGGTCTTTTGTCTCGAACCAGAGAGAACTTCCGTGGAGCGAAGCGCGACAGTGGCACGGCTGCTGACTCTGCCGCGGCTTCTGGCGATGATGGCACCCCTACACGAGAGCGCCCGACTCCAGATGCGGCACCAACATCCAGCGTGAGAGCTTCTCGTGGCCTACGCGAGGCACCGCCCCAGAGAGTCATCTTTCAACCCGATACAGGCCCTGCTAGGCCGACTCGCCACGTCTCTGGCCAACAGCCGAGCCACCTCAACACTCCTACCCCAGGCGGCCATTCAGGCAGTCATCATGGAACACCGCAACAGGTTCAGCACACTCCCGTGCCTCTTCCTCACCAACCAAGAGCTCCACCGCGTGGACCGAGCGGCAGCTATAATCCGCCCAACCCAGACAACACGTCGGCATCAGTTGAGTCTTACCTTCCCCGCTCGCTTCAGCCACCGAACCAGCAGCACGTTCTCCCCATGCGCCCTGTCGATACACCAAGCAATAATCCGGCCGAATTTGCTCGCCGCCGACATGTAGCTCGCTCCCTCCTGGAGCCTCCTCGCCGCAGTGGACCCTATCCTGGAGGTAAAGACATCCTCACTCTCTCGTCAAAGTGTATCAAGCCGTTAACTTGTGTTCAGTTGGATTCGAAGGACCAAATATCTACATTCGCTGTCTGATGGCTTTGCGCTCTGCCATCTTTGAAGAGCAGCAGTTCGCGCTCTACCATTTGGTCAAGATCAGTTATGAACGCCACGACAAGTTCAAATTCGAAGGCTTCCCCGGCCTCAGCGAAGGTCTCGTCGAAAAGGTTCTGGAGATTGGCAGCATTTTCTATGATGTCAAGTGGAAGATCTCCTGGGTTTCGCAAAACGCCGCCGACAATTTCGACACCCTCGATGGCAATGAAGGAACCGAGGACATTCTGGAACGTATCGACAGTTTGGAGCCAAAGGAAGTCAACGAACTCATTGTACCTGAGCACCTATCTGATCAGATGGTCCTCGTCAATGAGGCTGCTTTGACTCTCAGGAACATGTCACAGCTCCGTGAGAATGCTGCACACTTGGCTGAGTTTTTGCCGATCAAAGACCTGATTTGCATTGTCTTGAGTCTCCCCAAGCACGAGTGGTTGGTTGAGTTGAAGCACCAAATGTTGGACATTGCAGAGGCTTTGACACCCTACTTGGAGATTGACTCTCGCGATCCCCTCTACAAGGTCCTCATGAAGCAACTGAAGGGCTCCGACGATCGGGGTATCATTCTCACGGCTCTTCGAGCACTTGGTCGTATCTCGATGAATCTTGAAGCCACCAACAGGCTGGACAAGGTTCCTACGGCTATCTTGACCAAGATTAGCGAGCTGATGCTTCTGAATGACGACGAGCTCAAGGATGCTTGCCTCGACTTCCTGTACCAGTACACTGCGGTTGTCGGCAACGTGGACAATTTGGTCAAGTCTCTTAACTGCGAGCACCTGATCCATCATCTTGTTCGTCTGCTTTCGCACAATGCTAGACGATACCAGGTGGAAGAGGTTCTGAAGCCTGCGCCGAAACCGGCCACCAGCAACGACCCGGCCGCCATGCCTGAAGACCTGTTACAGGATCTATTGAAGCTAGAAGAGCCGGAGAGATGCAACCAGTGGGTCAAGTGCTTCTTCGAGGAAGTCAACGACTCTTTTGTCACCCAAATCGCAGCTTGGCAGGCGTACCAGAATGCCTTCAAGGCCGCTCTGCAGGCCATTGACCAGCCTCTCATCACTCCGGCGGACTTCATCAGAAACAGCTGTGCGGCGTATAAGAGCTCCAAGGCTGAAGTGTGGGCCGGCACTGGAAATCCCGGCCAGGTTCAGCAGAAGTTCATTATCCGCGGAATCCAGTGTCGACTTCGACCTGTGGGCCTAGACGGCCGGGTCTTTGTCCGTTGTCTATGGGACTCGGCTTCTGGTCGACCCAACGAAAAGTGCGGTCACTTTTTCGGAACCAAGGAGACCATGTGGAAGCATGTCGTTACTACCCATCTCAAGTGGGTTCGGAATGACAAGGGTGGTTTCGACAACAAGGAGGAAGAGGTGAGATGCCAGTGGGCTGACTGCACCAAGTACAAGAAGCCTACGAAGATGAAGCTCGCCCTCATGGGCCACCACCTTCAAACCCACTGCTGCCAGAGCTTCAACGGCATCGCCATCAACGAGAAGAAGGCGCAAGCAGGACCCCAGCCTAGTGACAGTCTTGTGGTTCACTTTGAAGAGACTGCCACGGCTCCCGACGAGCAAAACCCCGCCGCTCCTCCTCAAGCAGCCGGCATCCCTCTCAGCGCGGTGCTGATTCTTCGCAATATTGCCCGCAATGTGGTCAAGACAAGCGCTCAGGAGGATCTGCTCAAGCAGCATGAGCTTGGAGGTGAGGCTGGTGGCTGGAACGAGCGCCTGTTCCGCAACGTTCTTCCCCGTCTCTACGAGATTATGACCGAGAATAAGGTTCTGGTAAGTTTTCTCCGCTGCTACTTATCCCCATTATGGCTACTGACGCGGAATCTCACAGCGGTCTCACGTTTTCTCCCTCATCGAATTCGCCGAGTCGGAAAGAGATTTGTAGGCGCATTCCAACAGCCTGCCTACTTACGATGCGCCATGCGTGGTGTTACGTTGCAGAGACCTGACTGGGCAGATGCTCTGGGTCCAGTCTGGCGACAAGGGGCTAATTTGGCCTTGATACACGACCGTGGACGCCATGAGACTGTAAAACGTCGAGGAAAACTGCGGTAGATGGCATCGTGTCCCGGACTAGAGAGCAAGCACAAAATGTGGGAAAACGGGTGATAAAAACTGTACTTTTTTTGGGATGGCAAATACCCAGGCGTTGAGGAGGAACGGCCATGAGAATTAGCAAGCAAGATAACGACTTTGTTTTCTTCCCCCCAAGCTGTAGAATAGAATCAATTGCGATCAAGGAAACGCCTCTGGAAATCACTATGAAGATTGTGTGTCATCGTTCTTCTTCAACAAGGCCTTTTTGCTGTGATCAGCCCCAAAATGCACGGTCTCTCATTCGGAGTTGAATCCGGATGACGGGAGTGTGGATTCGCTTGGTTTCCCAGGTCGGTCCCctccgttttttttttttttagctcCACGATGCTTGCTTGCCTGCTTGCCTGCTAACCAACCCCCTAGGATTTTTCGGAAGTATCGTGAGTGTggagccccccccccccgaacGAGCACACCATCAACCAGCCAAGAACCTGTGCGTTTTTCCTTCCCGCTGTGGAGAAGGGGGGCCGACCAACTCAAATTCAACACGTCGTGGAAAGTTTGAGGTCCACCTCACGATAAGGCTGATTTGTTTCTCTCCCGTCGGCATTTGCCCCCCTCCCCAAGGTAAGGAAGGTAGTGTGGCTAGCT encodes:
- a CDS encoding arid/bright DNA binding domain-containing protein → MAPKEAEVELHAISRTPEYEDFMAKLKAYHQERGTTLEAEPKVGPVYLDLYKTFTHICANGGYDKVSDEKLAWRRMAEQLGIHSSNVASTAFSLKEKYYKNLAAYEIKFFHGKEPPPKDILEDVSAKGGGLLSRTRENFRGAKRDSGTAADSAAASGDDGTPTRERPTPDAAPTSSVRASRGLREAPPQRVIFQPDTGPARPTRHVSGQQPSHLNTPTPGGHSGSHHGTPQQVQHTPVPLPHQPRAPPRGPSGSYNPPNPDNTSASVESYLPRSLQPPNQQHVLPMRPVDTPSNNPAEFARRRHVARSLLEPPRRSGPYPGVGFEGPNIYIRCLMALRSAIFEEQQFALYHLVKISYERHDKFKFEGFPGLSEGLVEKVLEIGSIFYDVKWKISWVSQNAADNFDTLDGNEGTEDILERIDSLEPKEVNELIVPEHLSDQMVLVNEAALTLRNMSQLRENAAHLAEFLPIKDLICIVLSLPKHEWLVELKHQMLDIAEALTPYLEIDSRDPLYKVLMKQLKGSDDRGIILTALRALGRISMNLEATNRLDKVPTAILTKISELMLLNDDELKDACLDFLYQYTAVVGNVDNLVKSLNCEHLIHHLVRLLSHNARRYQVEEVLKPAPKPATSNDPAAMPEDLLQDLLKLEEPERCNQWVKCFFEEVNDSFVTQIAAWQAYQNAFKAALQAIDQPLITPADFIRNSCAAYKSSKAEVWAGTGNPGQVQQKFIIRGIQCRLRPVGLDGRVFVRCLWDSASGRPNEKCGHFFGTKETMWKHVVTTHLKWVRNDKGGFDNKEEEVRCQWADCTKYKKPTKMKLALMGHHLQTHCCQSFNGIAINEKKAQAGPQPSDSLVVHFEETATAPDEQNPAAPPQAAGIPLSAVLILRNIARNVVKTSAQEDLLKQHELGGEAGGWNERLFRNVLPRLYEIMTENKVLRSHVFSLIEFAESERDL